ttgatttgattgagatgaTACGGATATGGTATCAGATTatgaattagattgagtattgatcagaacataTCTGAGTTGAGTTGAATATTGATACTATGCCTAtttgatatgtcatttcagattgatattgacagctttgaatttgagacttcgacagagccagaaatcgacgaaaggaaggtataaatcaatattaaccgggagatcgacttaagtcagattggacttgagtttccctaaaccacatacttgtatgttattgttttcatactgttgtattatttgaatgaatatgcttggtctattgatttatagaaaagcagagaatagcagatagctattgagtgagagtcgctgacagaggggccagattatgacagagtgatcattggcccattgcacattgtcagagtaggcattggcAGATATGacaagtctatggcggatatgccaagtctatggatatttgatttatatcgatgttgcttaggaagggatcgattcctatcgcggagattcggtatattgtaatatccaggaaccgggatccctagattagagatgagtcgagtctgagatgacaagtcaaagagttttatctgtattcactaatgtgacataaattatgattcatgttctttgatacatggtttatgcttttacatatgattttatgtattgtattgattcattgtttatactgggattttattctcaccggagttatccggctgttgtcgtgtttgtatgtgcgcatgacaacaggtgggacaggatcagggtcaagaagaggatgagagaaaggacaagttaccgtggtgatccggattcaAAAGTAGATAGGTTCAACACTTGATAtctagtagttgaaccctagtttgacttTGTTGAACGTTGTACAAgaattgtacttttatactgatatgtatattagaatgattccattacgttccgcatttaaagaaaaaaaaatttaggccctgtttatcttaattgattgaattattcccaacgaatgattaaaaaatgaattagcgtccgggtccccacataaaTTGCatcaaaacaaatcaatactaAACACTAGATGCATAAAATCAAAAACGTATTGCTTAAAACCAACGAAACCACTCTTCGATCAACATTCTGCGTCAGTGTTGTTGTTCGAGTGTTTGCAACACCTATCAGCAACACAGTGATTATGTGAGTCAATCACACAAAATCTCCATGCGAATCTTCGATACTGAATTTGTGTAGGTTCAGCAAAGCTTCAACAGGTGTAGAATATCTCTCTATCAAAACGCGCACGCACCTTCTCTTCACATCTCTCTATATATAGATCTCCCACTTAGCACTAAAGATCTTTCCACAGAAACTCAAATCCTATACACAAGGAAAACAAGAGTTTTAATAAGAATCAAAATCTATTCATATCTAGTAAGTTCCCAAATTACATTGAATAATTCCCAAGATTAATAAGATTATCTNNNNNNNNNNNNNNNNNNNNNNNNNNNNNNNNNNNNNNNNNNNNNNNNNNNNNNNNNNNNNNNNNNNNNNNNNNNNNNNNNNNNNNNNNNNNNNNNNNNNTAggaatattttttcaatttgtgTGGCAATCAGCTGACATGAAATTGAAGAAACTATTTTCAGATTTTGTTCGTTAAAGTAGGTGTGTGAACTGGCATGTTGCTTCTTTGCGCTGGCTAtcctaaaattttgataataaacaCGAGCGAGAAAGTCATTGGCATCCATTTGATTGTTTTTATATGTAGGATGAAAGCTCGTGAAGGTCTTCTAAAGTGCAAGGAGCTTGGCTTGTCAAAGACAGAGATGAAGAAGCTTCTACCCATTGTAGATGCCAGCTCGTCAGATTCAGGTTATATATTTGCCAAATCTTTTCTTCCCACACTTGTTTCTTAAATAGCTTTTAATGCGTTCTTATCACACAGGCAATAATTTTTTCACAATTCACAATACCGTAAGTACCAGTGTCTATAGTCAAGCTGCTACAATTAGTCTGTTTTGCATACGTATCTAATTGCCTTTATCAATTTTTAGGTGCCTTTGATGGTGTGCTTGAGCTTTTGGTTAGAGCTGGTAGAAGTCTCCCTGAAGCTATAATGATGATGATTCCTGAAGCCTGGCAGAATGATAAGAACATAGATCCTCATCGGAAGTCCTTGTACGAATATTTCTCAGCTCTTATGGAACCATGGGATGGCCCTGCTCTTATCTCATGTATATATTCATAGATTCTCCTGATTTATAATTTCATTTTCGTGTCAAACATTATATTTGgttatatgtattatatttacAGTTACCAAACGGTATCTTGGAGCAACATATTCATAGATTCTCctgatttaaaatttcattttcgtGTCAAACGTTATATCTGGTTTATATGTGATATTTACAGTTACTGACGGACGGTATCTTGGAGCAACATTGGATCGGAATGGATTACGTCCTGGTCGCTTTTATGTGACACACAGTGGGAGAGTTATTATGGCAAGTGAAGTTGGAGTGGTTGATATTCCCCCAGCGGATGTCTCCAGGAAAGGGAGACTTAATCCCGGTATGATGCTCCTCGTGGACTTTGAGAATCATGTTGTTGTAGATGATGAAGCCTTGAAGCAACAATATTCGCTTGCAAGGCCTTATGCTGACTGGCTAAAAAGGCAAAAGATACAATTGAAAGACATTGTTGAATCTGTCCGGGAATCTGACCGTATTTCTCCTCCCATAGCTGGAGTTGTAGCGGTTAGCACTATTTTCAGTTTCTTGAATGTCTTTTCCACCTTCTGGGGATGTTACTTTTTATCTGTTTTGTGCGTCGTCAATTGAAAACTTCAATTTTCTTTCATAATTTATTATGAGCAAAAATATTGTGATTTTAGGTATCTCGCAATGATGAAAACATGGAACACATGGGTATCCATGGTTTATTGGCTCCACTGAAGGCATTTGGGTATGTCATGTCTTAACTTTGCTTGTTCTTGATGCATTCTTTCGTTATTGGTCCTTGAAGAAGTGATCGTTGACCTTTTGTGCAGTTACACAGTTGAATCTTTAGAAATGCTGTTACTACCCATGGCAAAAGATGGCATTGAGGCCCTTGGGTCTATGGGAAATGATGCTCCACTGGCTGTGATGTCTGATAGGGAGAAGCTTACATTTGAATATTTTAAGCAGATGTTTGCTCAGGTGACAAATCCTCCAATCGATCCCATTAGGGAGAAGATAGTTACCTCAATGGAATGCATGATTGGTCCAGAAGGTGATCTTACAGAGACTACCGAAGAGCAGTGCCATCGTCTATCTTTAAAAGGTCCACTGCTATCGATTGATGAAATGGAAGCAATAAAAAGAATGAATTACAGAGGCTGGAGGAGCAAAGTTCTCGATATTACCTACTCTAAGGACCGTGGTAGGAAGGGCTTGGAGGAGACCTTAGACAGGATATGCTCTGAGGCACATAATGCAATCAAAGAGGGTTATACTGCACTAGTGCTTTCTGACCGAGGTACATCGTCaattttatcattaattaatgatttaatgcCTTGCATcttattttatcttttaattatTATGTAGTTCACTTCAATCCAATAATGTTTTGTTCATCGAATTATGCAGCTTTCTCAACAAAGCGTGTTGCAGTAAGTTCCCTTATGGCCATTGGTGCAGTCCATCATCACTTAGTGAAGAAGCTTGAGCGAACCCGAGTTGCATTGATTGTCGAATCTGCTGAGCCCCGTGAAGTACACCATTTTTGTACACTCGTAGGATTTGGTGCAGATGCAATCTGCCCTTATTTGGCTGTTGAGGCCATTTGGAGATTGCAAGTTGATGGTAAAATTCCACCAAAAGCAACCGGTGAGTTCCACTCGAAGGATGAGCTTGTCAGGAAATATATCAAAGCCAGCAACTATGGCATGATGAAAGTCCTTGCCAAGATGGGTATATCGACTTTGGCCTCATACAAGGGAGCACAAATCTTTGAGGCAGTGGGTCTATCATCAGAGGTGATGGAACGATGCTTCACTGGAACCCCTAGCAGAGTTGAGGGTGCCACTTTTGAAGCCCTTGCACAGGATGCACTTGAGTTGCATGAGCTGGCTTTCCCAACACGTGCGTTGCCACCTGGTAGTGCCGAGGCTGTTGCACTACCTAATCCAGGTGATTATCACTGGAGAAAAGGTGGTGAGCTGCACCTGAACGATCCTCTTGCCATGGCAAAGTTGCAAGAAGCTGCCAGGTCTAACAgcgtggttgcttacaaagaatATTCTAAGCGCATCCAAGAATTGAATAAGTCCTGCAATTTAAGGGGACTTCTGAAATTTAAAGAGGCTGAAGTAAAGGTTCCTATTGAAGAAGTTCAGCCAGCTAGTGAGATTGTAAAACGGTTTTGTACTGGTGCCATGAGCTATGGATCAATATCATTGGAGGCACATACAACTCTAGCTATTGCTATGAACAAAATCGGGGGGAAGTCTAACACCGGTAAGCTTATGCCACTTTCTTCCaggtctttttcataaaatgtCGATAGTGATTTTATGCGATGCAAATGACTTTACAATTATCTGTTGTCTTTTAGTAACTTTGAATTGGATTGCGTTTACTCAGGTAGTTTTTTCTAGTTATATTTCTTACAACTATGAATCCTCTTCCATGATGTTTATCGGGTTCTTTTTTTGGGCATTTAGGCGAGGGAGGTGAACAACCATCTCGAATGGAACCGCTTGCAGATGGTTCAAGGAATCCAAGGAGGAGTGCCATTAAGCAGGTTGCCAGTGGCAGATTTGGAGTTTCTAGCTATTATCTGACAAATGCTGATGAGTTACAGATAAAAATGGCTCAGGTATTCTTTCTCACTTATTATCTCTTTATCTCTCTCCCTAAATATAAAGATGGTAAGGTCATGTATAGGCTACAATCTTTTCAATTGAAGCAAAGGATcattttgtttgtgaatttaCTTATATGGATATAGATGACGCCGTACATACAGAGAACCTTTTGGTGTCTTTGCATCATTTAGTGATACGTGCAATTCATATTTGCTGAGAGTGTTTTACATAACCAACTTTCTATAtaaattttgattgtattgcTGACTTTTGGAAATTTCATGTTTCAGGGAGCAAAGCCTGGTGAAGGGGGTGAACTTCCAGGGCACAAAGTTATTGGCGACATTGCTGTCACTCGGAATTCTACTGCTGGCGTGGGGCTTATCAGTCCACCTCCTCATCATGACATTTATTCAATTGAAGATCTCGCACAATTGATTCATGACCTTAAGGTAGTTCTTGATACTCGATCATGTTATTTACACCGTTGCCCTTGCAATCCAATGAAGGCATTTGATAATTGATTATTTTAACGGTGATTACTCTTCCTTATTATCTGCGTACTATGTCAATGGTGATTTCCTCTTACAGTACttgttttacaattttttcGGCCATTAAACTATCTGCAGAATGCAAATCCTGGGGCTCGTATTAGTGTGAAGCTAGTTTCTGAAGCTGGTGTTGGAGTGATTGCTAGTGGGGTTGTTAAGGGTCATGCTGATCACGTCTTAATCTCTGGTCATGATGGAGGTACGGGAGCTTCGAGATGGACTGGAATCAAGAGTGCTGGTCTTCCTTGGGAGCTTGGTCTTGCAGAGACCCACCAAACATTAGTTGCTAATGATCTTCGTGGTCGAACTGTTCTTCAAACAGATGGCCAACTTAAAACTGGAAGAGACGTGGCTATTGCTGCCCTTCTTGGTGCAGAGGAGTTCGGTTTTAGCACAGCTCCTCTCATAACGCTGGGTTGTATCATGATGAGGAAGTGCCATAAAAACACTTGCCCTGTTGGTATTGCCACTCAAGATCCAGTTCTTAGGGAAAAGTTTGCTGGTGAACCAGAACAtgtcatcaatttcttcttcatgCTTGCGGAAGAAGTGAGGGATATAATGTCTCAGCTTGGATTTCGAACACTCAATGAAATGGTCGGCCGCTCAGACATGCTTGAACTGGATAAAGATGTTGCTAACACCAATGAGAAGCTTAAGAACATTGATCTTTCCTTATTACTTCGACCAGCTGCTGATATTAGGCCAGATGCTGCTCAGGTTTGTGTGCAGAAACAGGATCACGGTTTGGACATGGCTTTAGATAACAAACTTATAGCATTAGCCAATCCTGCCTTGGAGAAAAGTCTTCCTGTGTACATTGAGTCGCCAATCTGCAACGTAAACCGAGCGGTTGGAACCATGTTAAGCCATGAAGTGACAAAACGCTTCCATATGGTGGGACTTCCTTCAGATACAATCCATATCAAACTAAGTGGAAGTGCAGGCCAGAGTCTTGGAGCTTTTCTTTGTTCTGGCGTCACTCTTGAGCTTGAAGGTGACAGTAATGATTATGTAGGAAAAGGCTTATCAGGTGGAAGAATTGTTGTGTATCCGCCTAAAGAAAGCAAATTTGATCCGAAGGAGAATATTGTCATTGGAAATGTCGCCCTGTATGGGGCCACTAATGGAGAGGCTTACTTTAATGGGATGGCAGCAGAAAGATTTGCTGTTCGGAATTCTGGCGCTAAAGCAGTAGTGGAAGGTGTGGGGGATCACGGTTGCGAGTATATGACTGGTGGAACTGTCGTCGTGCTTGGTATGACCGGAAGAAACTTTGCTGCTGGTATGAGTGGAGGCGTTGCCTATGTTCTCGATGTTGATTCCAAGTTTAGAAAGCGGTGCAACTCTGAGTTGGTGGATCTTGATCCAGTAATCGAAGAGGATGATATTTTGACGCTCCAAATGATGATACAACAGCATCAACGTCACACAAGCAGCAAATTAGCGAAACAAGTTCTTACTGATTTTGAGTCTCTTCTGCCAAAATTCATCAAAGTTTTTCCTCGTGATTATAAACGAGTTCTTGCAAGCAAGAAAGCGGAGGAAATTTCAAAGGCAGCTTCAGAAAAAGCTGCCAGAGAAGTTGAGGTGCAAGAAGAGGCAGAGTTGATGGAGAAAGATGCTTTTGAAGAACTTAAGAAGTTGGCAGCTGCATCTGTCAGTGAAAAATCCAGCCAGGTAATTTTCTTCTGAAACCTTTTTACTTGTTCTACTTaatgtattatattttatcagGTAACTAAACCTAATAATGAGAATTACTATTGGtgtttaaaaaaatgtcaattgATGAACATGTGTATGACATTTAACTGGAATTTTCTGGGATGTTTGGTGGTACATTTAGTTATTACTACAACTCTTCCAGGCTCCCTGCTCCCTATTATTTTAAGCATCATCTCCAATTATTGAAAGTTACATTGTGCTTGCATAACTTGCAAATATTCTTttatcaaatccagtagactaTTTTTGCATCCACGATCTTTCTTCTGAGTATTGACTTTTAGTGAATTTTAACTTGTAAAATAGTTTTTCTTGTTTGTTTGATTAGTGACTAGCGTTTCTGACCAAATTTCAGGTGGCTGTTTTTTCCTCAGTCGTATTTTTTCTGAGCCGTTACATTTAGTGAACTTTTAGCTTGTGAAATAGTTTTTCTCGCTTGTTTGATTAGTGGTCATCGTTTCTGAGTTGACAGGTTGAAGAAGAAACATCAAAGAGGCCGACTCGAGTTCCAGATGCTGTGAAACATAGGGGTTTTGTTGCTTATGAGCAAGAGGGTGTGTCATACAGAGATCCTAATGTTCGAATGAATGACTGGAATGAAGTTATGGAAGAATTAAAACCTGGGCCACTCCTGAAAACACAATCTGCTCGTTGTATGGACTGTGGTACTCCTTTTTGTCATCAGGTAAGATGAAGATTCACTTTTCTTTAGTTTGGTTCGAGTACTTTAACTGTTTTCTGAACGTCGTCTagagtgaattaaaaaaatctatGAAAACTTGTAGGAGAATTCTGGATGCCCTCTTGGGAATAAGATACCTGAATTCAATGAGTTAGTGTACCAAAATAGATGGCGTGAAGCATTGGATCGACTTCTGGAGACTAACAATTTCCCAGAGTTCACTGGTCGTGTGTGCCCTGCACCTTGTGAAGGGTCTTGCGTTCTTGGTATCATAGAAAATCCAGTCTCTATCAAAAGTATTGAGTGTTCTATCATAGACAAAGCTTTTGAGGAGGGATGGATGGTGCCACGGCCACCTTTGAAGAGAACTGGGTATATTTTCTTTCCTCACGTTTTCAGTCTTTGTTTGCTGATATTAATTGATATTGTTATCTAAACTTTCACCTTGACATTCTCATAAATAGATGATCAAAAATCAAAACAATATCTCTTTTTGTTGTTCAATAAGATTCTAATTGTCTTCACTATTTCAGAAAAAGAATTGCTATTATTGGAAGTGGACCTTCTGGTTTGGCTGCTGCTGATCAATTAAATCGGATGGGTCACACTGTGACGGTGTTTGAACGTGCAGATAGAATAGGCGGTCTTATGATGTATGGTGTCCCAAACATGAAGACAGACAAAATTGATGTTGTCCAGAGAAGGGTCAATCTCATGGAAAAAGAAGGTGTCAACTTTGTGCTCAATGCTAATGTTGGAAAAGATTCCTCATACTCAATAGATAAACTTCGCGAGGAAAATGACGCCATTGTTTTGGCTGTAGGAGCCACAAAACCGAGGTAATATGTGCAACTCTTGCAGATCTTGATTGATCATAAATAAAGTGAGGAAAATTTTCACGTTCATGTTACAAATTGAGATCTTTGATTTATTTGACAGGGACCTTCCTGTTCCTGGACGAGACCTTTCTGGAGTCCATTTTGCCATGGAGTTTCTGCATTCAAATACAAAAAGCTTGCTTGATAGCAATCTTCAGGATGGCAAGTACATCTCCGCAAAAGACAAGAAAGTGGTAGTAATTGGTGGAGGTGATACGGGCACCGACTGTATTGGAACATCTATCAGGCATGGGTGCAGTGGCCTCATAAATTTAGAGCTTCTCCCTGAGCCACCGCGTACTAGGGCTGCAGGAAATCCTTGGCCACAGGTTTTGTTATCGTCTTCTTCTGCCCATCTTCTGGCTTTAGCATTGAGCTATTGACTATTGATTGCGTTTAGATTGAGAAGCCAATAAACATACTTCAATGGACATTTGATACAAGAGTTTTTGTTGTGAAACTTGTTTGCTTCTCTAGAATCCTCTCAACTGTTGTTCCGTTTTGGCAGCAGCAAATGTTTATCCTCTTTTCAACTATTATATCTTGATGTGAAAAATAATTTCCTACTTGTCTTTTGGCAGTGGCCCCGTATATTCCGTGTAGACTATGGGCATCAAGAAGCTACTGCCAAGTTTGGGAAGGATCCAAGGTCCTATCAGGTGTTGACCAAACGTTTCATAGGAGATGAGAAAGGAGCGGTGAAAGGACTTGAGATTGTACGTGTCCACTGGGAAAAAGACGCGAGTGGAAAATTTCAATTCAAGGAAGTTGAAGGTTCCGAGGAGATTATCGAAGCTGATCTAGTTCTTCTTGCCATGGGATTCCTCGGTCCTGAATCGGTTAGTATTTTATACCCTGATAAATGGTATTCATCCAGACACAGTACATGTCATATTGGCAATCCACGAATGTTTCGAATTTATTTTGTCCAACTGTTCTCCCTCATTGGATCCCGGCATCTCCCGCTCATATCTTATTTAGATATATATGTTTTAGCACGTACATTAATATGTTTGGACTTGATTCTCTCAGACACTGGCGGACAAATTGGAGCTGGAACGAGACAACAGATCGAACTTAAAAGCCGAGTATGGGCATTTCTCGACAAACGTGGAAGGCGTGTTTGCGGCTGGTGATTGTCGAAGGGGACAATCTCTTGTCGTGTGGGCGATCGCCGAAGGCAGGCAAGCAGCATCACAAGTTGACAAATACCTCATGAAAGATGACTCCGAAACCGCCATTACCAGTGAAAAACATGAAGAATTTGTCAACATGCAGAAGCAAGACGGCCACAGGCAAACAGTGAGGACATAGTTTTGTTATTTGACGATGGAATATGGTTCTAAATTCGGAACCTATTAAATTTTATGGTCGGAAGGTTGTTTCTTGAAAATGGGACATAGGCATATTAGGATATTCTGATAGCTCTTTGTTCTTTTCTATCCCTTTGTGTTCATAAGTTGTAACAAAATGGGTGTTCTTGTGCTTTGCCAGAATTCAATGTACAGTTTTTGTTTGTTCAGTGTCAgttagaaataaatatatttcgagATTTTAATTTACTCTTGCGATTTCTTTTCCCCCTCAAAATGTTGATTACATATTTATATTGGATAAATATCTCAAAACGGCAACTTCTTTGAACTTTTTGTACGACGTGCTAGATGCAAACATGTTGCCGAAGTGTTGACTTCCAAAACCACCATCAGACAAATATAGGCCATGCAACTACTCTATCCCATTCTGGGGTtagctaataataataataataatctaagAAGTAGTCGTCGTCTACCAACCGGCTCGGACATTAGACCGCCCGTGCCGGCCCAACCTGTCTCGCCCTAAATGGAATGACTCTTTTAGTTATGCTGCGCCCCGACCCGAGTCTCCCCGTCCGCTTTTCTCCGCCCGAAACCCAAGAAGTTGGCTTTGCCAACACAACATTAGGGCCGTTCCCTTCATTCTGCTATGCTGACCTTGGCCCGGGCCGGCTTTTTGGGAAGCTCGTCTCGCTCGGCCTGCTTACGGTAGTGGGAATTCTCCCATACCCTTGTCAAAAAAGACTTGGTAAGTACAAACACACGCGGAAGTGAAAATAAGATGACACAACATTTAAATTATGTGAAAATTGATCTCGATTTGAATGTCAATTatattatcttcaattttaTCCAATACAAGTAAATTAAGTATCTTCGTTGCAATTCaaatcattaatgaaaaaactaaaatatttgattaaatttgaagACAAATCTAAGTATTAACCGAAATTTAAAAAGAGATTACAGAAATTTTTTGcacaatttattaaaaatttgctGACGTTATATTTCCAtacaatgaaaatatatatggtAAACAAtcttttaattgaaaattatataaaatatcacacaaaaaagaaaaaaataataataaaaaatgtacataaaattatatttttccttcTATTGGGGAAATTAATACAAAAGCATTGAATTGACTCAtccagaaaagaaaaataaaaaataaacaagtgAAAACTACTCCAAATAAAGTgtatacttttttaaaaaatccccAATTATTATTTTCCATACAAATCACATTGAAGCCTGAAGGCAACATGATGAAAAtttactctctttttttttttatcgttttaaataattataaataaaataaagatatgaatgataatattgtaatttaatATTCAAGGATTCGATTGACATTAGATAAATAACTAATTTTTTGTTTGACGTGTGATGGATAATCAGTACAAAATAACGAAGATTTGATCGGAttctattattaaaataatcgaATCCTATCGatctaactaattaaaatatacGCATAAATTATCCCATatgataaaatttcaaatatcaagATAGTCAGctaaaaatatgttttcaaaaagatcaaaattcttgtgaaatattttactggtcaattttatgagactgATCTTCAACTCGACataactaataaaaaatattattttttatgtcaaaaaaatattattttttatgtcaaaaaaatattatatttcatgATAGATATATATCGAGTCGATCCATTTAATGAATATAGTCTCATGAGACAATCTCACGAAAACCTACTCGAAAATATATAAACTCGAAGTGACACAAGTCACAACAATTacttttgtttaattttctGTGTGCGGGTGCAAGTTGTTTTCTAATTAATAATGACATAATaaatagtttttattattatttttgtttgtatattatattgttgaaaACCAGTGAaagtacccaaaaaaaaaaaaaaaaaactNNNNNNNNNNNNNNNNNNNNNaaaaaaaaaaaaaaaaacttgagaaATATATCGTGATAGAACAACGTTGATGCTGAGTCGGAGGTGGGACTAGATCATGCAGATCTCACATGAGGTTCAACTGATTCAACGGTAACGTTGTGCATAACACATGATCCATTTCCGATCAATTAATTGATGAGCCTTAAATGTCATTCTCTAATAATAAAAAGCCATGATATTTAACAAGCAAAACATAAAAGTAATTTCCGTAACTTTAGAAATTCACAAACCcgaatcaaaatttgaaaatctcacTAACCCACTTGTTAGTCCACAAATCCAAGTCAAATTTGCAAGTCACTTCCCACTTCACTTCTcaacttcttcttttattttttttcaaccgCCTTGCAAATCCCATTTTATTAAATACTAAATTTTAATTCTCagtttttgaaattaatttttatcccactttattttaaaagagtaagtctcttgtgagacggtcttacgaatatttatctgtgagatgagtcaatcctacttatattcacaataaaaagtaatattcttagcataaaaagtaatattttttcatggatgacccaaataagagattcatcTCGCAAAATactacccgtgagaccgtctcacacaagtttttgtcattttaaaataccaatctaTATATATCTCATTGATTTCATTTCCaataattacattaatttgtatcttgatatttatatattattatatcttGCTAGTGTTTAGCTTACCTCGTGTAAAATTCATTTTCCCGAAACGCTCCTTTTGACAAAATTGACATGTAGAATGAGATTCTAACCATATATGTACTTCAAATACAACGACGGGGTGCTCTAGTGGATATGACTCGTTTGCTGCTCTAGGAATTGCGGATGATCATCGGTACGATTCGGGTAGATCGCTTTATCTTTATCTTCATCTCATCGTGTATTCAATTTACATCATCGTCTCAATACTGGTCGGATAATCGAATATTCATACTCtaccaaaatatcatattaCTATGTACAATTCtactttttcaattttaaattgtttGTGTTAAGGtctacatatttatttaattgttatattttgttcttgatataaaatatatacaaattattaaatcttTTACTATTTTAATTTAACTCGAGTTctctataaaaaaaacaattatgatGTTatgtttcaatattttatttacttcAAAGAAtacatctttttttatttaaatgtaactTCTCATGAGAAATgtccataaattttttttaaaaaaaaaaaaaaatcggaaaTCGAGAATACATGTCTTATTGTGGATGAAAAATATCATTCTTTTTAATTATCCAGTGAAAAGCTTATGTTTAtc
This window of the Primulina huaijiensis isolate GDHJ02 chromosome 3, ASM1229523v2, whole genome shotgun sequence genome carries:
- the LOC140973765 gene encoding glutamate synthase 1 [NADH], chloroplastic isoform X1 — translated: MKAREGLLKCKELGLSKTEMKKLLPIVDASSSDSGAFDGVLELLVRAGRSLPEAIMMMIPEAWQNDKNIDPHRKSLYEYFSALMEPWDGPALISFTDGRYLGATLDRNGLRPGRFYVTHSGRVIMASEVGVVDIPPADVSRKGRLNPGMMLLVDFENHVVVDDEALKQQYSLARPYADWLKRQKIQLKDIVESVRESDRISPPIAGVVAVSRNDENMEHMGIHGLLAPLKAFGYTVESLEMLLLPMAKDGIEALGSMGNDAPLAVMSDREKLTFEYFKQMFAQVTNPPIDPIREKIVTSMECMIGPEGDLTETTEEQCHRLSLKGPLLSIDEMEAIKRMNYRGWRSKVLDITYSKDRGRKGLEETLDRICSEAHNAIKEGYTALVLSDRAFSTKRVAVSSLMAIGAVHHHLVKKLERTRVALIVESAEPREVHHFCTLVGFGADAICPYLAVEAIWRLQVDGKIPPKATGEFHSKDELVRKYIKASNYGMMKVLAKMGISTLASYKGAQIFEAVGLSSEVMERCFTGTPSRVEGATFEALAQDALELHELAFPTRALPPGSAEAVALPNPGDYHWRKGGELHLNDPLAMAKLQEAARSNSVVAYKEYSKRIQELNKSCNLRGLLKFKEAEVKVPIEEVQPASEIVKRFCTGAMSYGSISLEAHTTLAIAMNKIGGKSNTGEGGEQPSRMEPLADGSRNPRRSAIKQVASGRFGVSSYYLTNADELQIKMAQGAKPGEGGELPGHKVIGDIAVTRNSTAGVGLISPPPHHDIYSIEDLAQLIHDLKNANPGARISVKLVSEAGVGVIASGVVKGHADHVLISGHDGGTGASRWTGIKSAGLPWELGLAETHQTLVANDLRGRTVLQTDGQLKTGRDVAIAALLGAEEFGFSTAPLITLGCIMMRKCHKNTCPVGIATQDPVLREKFAGEPEHVINFFFMLAEEVRDIMSQLGFRTLNEMVGRSDMLELDKDVANTNEKLKNIDLSLLLRPAADIRPDAAQVCVQKQDHGLDMALDNKLIALANPALEKSLPVYIESPICNVNRAVGTMLSHEVTKRFHMVGLPSDTIHIKLSGSAGQSLGAFLCSGVTLELEGDSNDYVGKGLSGGRIVVYPPKESKFDPKENIVIGNVALYGATNGEAYFNGMAAERFAVRNSGAKAVVEGVGDHGCEYMTGGTVVVLGMTGRNFAAGMSGGVAYVLDVDSKFRKRCNSELVDLDPVIEEDDILTLQMMIQQHQRHTSSKLAKQVLTDFESLLPKFIKVFPRDYKRVLASKKAEEISKAASEKAAREVEVQEEAELMEKDAFEELKKLAAASVSEKSSQVEEETSKRPTRVPDAVKHRGFVAYEQEGVSYRDPNVRMNDWNEVMEELKPGPLLKTQSARCMDCGTPFCHQENSGCPLGNKIPEFNELVYQNRWREALDRLLETNNFPEFTGRVCPAPCEGSCVLGIIENPVSIKSIECSIIDKAFEEGWMVPRPPLKRTGKRIAIIGSGPSGLAAADQLNRMGHTVTVFERADRIGGLMMYGVPNMKTDKIDVVQRRVNLMEKEGVNFVLNANVGKDSSYSIDKLREENDAIVLAVGATKPRDLPVPGRDLSGVHFAMEFLHSNTKSLLDSNLQDGKYISAKDKKVVVIGGGDTGTDCIGTSIRHGCSGLINLELLPEPPRTRAAGNPWPQWPRIFRVDYGHQEATAKFGKDPRSYQVLTKRFIGDEKGAVKGLEIVRVHWEKDASGKFQFKEVEGSEEIIEADLVLLAMGFLGPESTLADKLELERDNRSNLKAEYGHFSTNVEGVFAAGDCRRGQSLVVWAIAEGRQAASQVDKYLMKDDSETAITSEKHEEFVNMQKQDGHRQTVRT